One region of Sulfurisphaera ohwakuensis genomic DNA includes:
- a CDS encoding nucleotidyltransferase domain-containing protein, with translation MSSWVKFRFSHLRRWREYAEKVAKAVRDLEPNVEVYVIGGVAEDRITVLSDIDILIVVKRKLNNKERKTLREEILLRAMDAYELPFDAPVEIHLEDEDEAKRFFELSKKVIKIL, from the coding sequence TTGTCAAGTTGGGTTAAGTTTAGGTTTTCTCATTTAAGGAGATGGAGAGAATATGCCGAAAAAGTAGCTAAGGCTGTGCGAGATTTGGAACCTAATGTAGAAGTCTACGTAATAGGTGGTGTTGCTGAAGATAGAATAACTGTGTTAAGCGATATTGATATACTTATAGTAGTAAAAAGAAAATTAAACAATAAGGAAAGAAAGACGTTAAGAGAAGAAATATTACTAAGAGCTATGGATGCATACGAGCTACCTTTTGATGCACCAGTTGAAATTCACTTAGAGGACGAAGATGAAGCAAAAAGATTTTTTGAACTATCAAAAAAAGTAATAAAAATATTATGA
- a CDS encoding HEPN domain-containing protein — protein MSGNRVRLLKRRALRFLEEAKRDLSEGYYDIGAFHVEQALQLYVKAVIFELFGKDYEGHGIRELISYLSKLLKENGYDELSRKINELVGEYRQQLVAIEDAYIDSRYEYIEYERDDLEPLIEVSESIIKFLEEVVKIVKLG, from the coding sequence GTGAGCGGAAATAGAGTAAGATTATTAAAAAGGAGAGCGCTACGCTTTTTAGAAGAAGCTAAGAGAGATCTTAGCGAAGGATATTATGATATAGGTGCGTTTCATGTGGAGCAAGCATTACAATTGTATGTTAAAGCAGTGATCTTTGAACTTTTTGGAAAAGATTATGAAGGACATGGAATAAGGGAACTAATTAGTTATTTATCAAAGTTGCTCAAAGAAAATGGCTATGATGAGTTATCTAGAAAGATTAACGAATTAGTAGGGGAATATAGACAACAGTTAGTGGCTATTGAAGACGCTTATATAGATTCCAGATACGAATATATTGAATATGAAAGAGACGATTTAGAACCCTTAATCGAGGTTTCAGAAAGTATAATAAAATTCTTAGAGGAGGTAGTGAAGATTGTCAAGTTGGGTTAA
- a CDS encoding nucleotidyltransferase domain-containing protein, which translates to MERIFFIQLAEKIRPIFGKIAIILHGSRIKGNYYPASDLDILIISENCLDRKGLKILYSFGEELNGIKLDYQLVCYKNKDYWIVKNVLSSPHLVIIDDFNEFMK; encoded by the coding sequence TTGGAGAGGATCTTCTTCATTCAATTAGCGGAAAAGATTAGACCAATATTTGGAAAGATAGCTATAATTCTCCACGGTAGTAGGATTAAAGGAAATTATTATCCCGCTAGTGATCTGGATATTTTAATAATTAGTGAGAATTGCCTAGATAGAAAAGGATTAAAAATTCTTTACTCATTTGGTGAAGAACTTAATGGAATAAAACTGGATTATCAATTAGTTTGCTATAAAAATAAAGACTATTGGATAGTTAAGAACGTTCTTTCTTCACCTCATTTAGTTATTATAGATGATTTTAACGAGTTCATGAAATAA
- a CDS encoding HEPN domain-containing protein gives MVSSEANELMEKAKRYLELAKISLEKDFYSEACFLSSLSAELYIKGVSISLVGSFSIVHDIREILSYIRLKRKDLEIIEDFIRNNREKLKDISNEYLVSRYNLSYTYNRQDAEECLNTALMVIKFGEDLLHSISGKD, from the coding sequence ATGGTTTCCAGTGAAGCTAACGAATTAATGGAGAAGGCCAAGAGATACTTAGAATTAGCTAAGATTTCGCTTGAAAAAGATTTTTACTCTGAAGCTTGTTTCCTTTCTAGCCTTTCAGCTGAATTATATATTAAAGGAGTTAGTATTTCATTAGTTGGGAGTTTTTCCATAGTTCATGACATTAGGGAAATTTTAAGCTATATAAGGTTAAAAAGAAAGGATCTTGAAATTATTGAAGATTTTATAAGGAATAATAGGGAGAAACTAAAAGATATAAGTAATGAATACTTAGTTTCAAGATATAATCTATCTTATACATATAATAGACAAGATGCAGAGGAGTGTTTAAATACTGCATTAATGGTGATAAAATTTGGAGAGGATCTTCTTCATTCAATTAGCGGAAAAGATTAG
- a CDS encoding DUF1614 domain-containing protein has product MKNRFAIKRYRFDVFAFNFSFTLIVSLPLFFIISFIVNHNVNKLVIPLALTNSFLSGFYLKIDKFRGINLSVFSEIVISFLLLLVFISKETFLLLFSIILSLALAYKFSKVVQGPLLVGVVTNYFISFLFIFINLFLFNIKIVVQNTFISSFIALLLQDIFKSREIDMTMILSFDKRLSFSGEENVLVFGGLGGFDQLYLIPFVATSVNFIIVYMFGIHIPFDLENLL; this is encoded by the coding sequence ATGAAGAATAGATTCGCTATTAAGCGATACAGATTTGACGTTTTTGCCTTTAACTTCTCGTTTACTCTGATTGTCTCACTTCCATTGTTCTTTATTATAAGCTTTATTGTCAATCATAATGTTAACAAATTGGTAATTCCTTTAGCTTTAACGAACTCATTTCTCTCGGGCTTTTATTTGAAGATAGATAAGTTCCGCGGGATAAATCTTTCTGTATTTTCTGAGATAGTAATCTCTTTTTTACTATTATTAGTTTTTATATCTAAGGAGACTTTTCTTTTATTATTCTCTATAATTTTAAGTTTAGCTCTAGCATATAAATTCAGTAAGGTTGTACAAGGGCCTTTATTAGTTGGTGTAGTGACCAATTATTTTATCTCTTTCCTATTTATATTTATAAATCTTTTTTTATTTAATATAAAGATTGTTGTACAGAATACTTTCATCTCCTCTTTTATTGCACTATTATTACAAGATATATTTAAATCCAGGGAGATAGACATGACTATGATACTGAGTTTTGATAAAAGACTTTCTTTCAGTGGAGAAGAGAATGTTCTAGTATTTGGAGGCTTAGGGGGATTCGATCAATTATATTTGATTCCTTTTGTTGCAACTTCCGTTAATTTTATTATAGTTTACATGTTCGGAATTCATATTCCTTTTGATTTAGAAAATTTGCTATAA
- the cyp119 gene encoding cytochrome P450 Cyp119, with the protein MYDWFKQMRKESPVYYDGKVWNLFKYEDCKMVLNDHKRFSSNLTGYNDKLEMLRSGKVSFDIPTRYTMLTSDPPLHDELRSLTADAFNPSNLPVDFVREVTVKLLSELDKEFDVIESFAIPLPILVISKMLGISSDVKKVKDWSDLVALRLGRADEIFSIGRKYLELISFSKKELDSRKGKEIVDLTGRIANSNLSELEKEGYFILLMIAGNETTTNLIGNAIEDFTLYNTWGYVREKGALKAVEEALRFSPPVMRTIRVTKEKVKIRDQVIDEGELVRVWIASANRDEEVFKDPDSFIPDRTPNPHLSFGSGIHLCLGAPLARLEARIALEEFAKRFKVKEIVKKEKIDNEVLNGYRKLVVRVEKVYS; encoded by the coding sequence ATGTATGATTGGTTTAAACAAATGAGGAAAGAAAGCCCCGTCTACTATGACGGTAAGGTGTGGAACTTATTCAAATATGAAGATTGTAAAATGGTGCTTAACGATCATAAGAGGTTTTCATCTAATTTAACTGGTTATAACGATAAACTTGAGATGTTGAGGAGTGGTAAAGTTTCCTTTGACATTCCCACTAGGTATACTATGTTAACTTCTGATCCTCCTCTTCATGATGAGTTAAGGAGCTTAACAGCAGATGCTTTTAACCCCTCAAACCTCCCAGTAGATTTCGTGAGAGAAGTTACTGTAAAATTACTGTCTGAGTTAGATAAAGAGTTTGATGTTATAGAATCTTTTGCGATTCCATTACCAATCTTGGTTATTTCTAAAATGTTAGGGATAAGTTCAGATGTTAAAAAAGTCAAAGATTGGTCAGATTTAGTAGCGTTAAGATTAGGTAGAGCTGACGAGATATTTTCTATTGGAAGAAAATATCTAGAATTAATATCCTTCTCCAAGAAAGAGTTAGATTCGAGAAAAGGTAAAGAAATAGTTGATTTAACTGGAAGGATTGCTAATTCAAACTTATCGGAACTGGAGAAGGAAGGGTATTTTATCCTTTTAATGATTGCGGGTAATGAAACAACTACTAACTTAATAGGAAATGCAATCGAAGACTTTACTTTATATAATACTTGGGGTTATGTTAGAGAAAAAGGTGCTTTAAAGGCTGTTGAAGAAGCGTTAAGATTTTCTCCACCAGTTATGAGGACAATAAGGGTTACGAAAGAGAAGGTGAAGATACGTGATCAGGTTATAGATGAGGGAGAGTTGGTTAGGGTTTGGATAGCCTCTGCTAATAGAGATGAAGAAGTGTTTAAAGATCCAGATTCATTTATACCAGATAGGACTCCTAATCCTCATTTGAGTTTCGGTTCCGGAATACATTTATGTTTAGGAGCGCCATTAGCTAGGTTAGAGGCTAGAATAGCTTTAGAGGAATTTGCTAAAAGGTTTAAAGTTAAGGAGATTGTGAAAAAGGAGAAGATTGATAATGAAGTTCTTAACGGTTATAGGAAGTTAGTGGTGAGGGTAGAAAAAGTATATTCATAG
- a CDS encoding DUF1028 domain-containing protein → MTYSIVIYDPEEKAWGVGVASKFLAVGAFVPWLKPNVGAIATQALANLEYGKKGLELLEKYSAEEVLRKLTSEDPLREKRQIGIVDSKGNGSAFTGKECYPYAGHIVGNNFTVQGNILAGEEVLEAMAKEAEGKGKIYEKILRALKAGESKGGDRRGKQSAAIIVVRKEEKSNKEFDPFSVGKYLDIRVDDNPDPLKELERLLNLWAATFFDEEFVSVEDYKEEIEKALKRLGFKSLREWVELNNFEGKYTGDKIGKSVLKILLSEG, encoded by the coding sequence GTGACCTATTCAATAGTTATATACGATCCGGAGGAAAAAGCATGGGGTGTAGGAGTAGCGAGTAAGTTTTTAGCTGTAGGTGCTTTCGTACCCTGGTTAAAACCAAATGTAGGGGCAATAGCTACACAAGCGTTAGCTAACCTAGAGTATGGAAAGAAAGGGTTAGAACTATTAGAGAAGTACTCAGCTGAAGAAGTATTAAGAAAATTGACAAGTGAAGATCCCTTAAGGGAAAAGAGACAAATTGGTATTGTTGATTCTAAAGGGAATGGTTCAGCATTCACCGGGAAAGAGTGTTATCCTTATGCGGGTCATATCGTTGGTAATAATTTTACAGTTCAAGGGAATATTTTAGCTGGAGAAGAAGTCCTAGAAGCAATGGCTAAAGAAGCTGAAGGAAAGGGTAAAATTTACGAAAAAATACTCAGAGCATTAAAGGCTGGAGAAAGTAAAGGCGGTGATAGGAGAGGAAAGCAGAGTGCTGCAATAATAGTTGTGAGAAAGGAGGAAAAGAGTAATAAAGAGTTCGATCCATTCTCTGTAGGAAAATATTTAGATATAAGAGTCGATGATAATCCAGATCCCCTTAAAGAACTAGAGAGGTTACTGAACCTTTGGGCTGCGACTTTCTTTGATGAGGAGTTTGTAAGTGTTGAAGATTATAAAGAAGAAATTGAGAAGGCGTTAAAGAGGTTAGGGTTTAAATCCCTTAGAGAGTGGGTGGAGTTAAATAACTTTGAAGGAAAATATACCGGAGATAAAATTGGTAAAAGTGTGCTAAAGATTTTGTTAAGTGAGGGGTAA
- a CDS encoding MBL fold metallo-hydrolase, whose amino-acid sequence MEYKYGNTLIRIKQGYREIGGNFIVIENKDNTLVFDQGIRFSRFKKYYNVNIQPSSASELRRLGIIPPSDEFNKIYISHLHLDHLGVLHLLNVGTLLYVPDKDTFNRFIEPYKESDNWTAYISPPLGVNVIDIRDNQDGVLPLQVEHSAYPAYSFYYNNGDVRILYSGDLRLSSPLKVADQELHNRIHEKTLLEEYEERGLDTDILIIEGTNFSSAISPLQPHYFNEQVNNIFENHDNSLITVSIDPIDLEELAYLLLVAKEKGRIPVFSGRRLIKMASFWISKFNLTDKAYQFDDKSIEFEIIDEEEIIRSPQDYVIFTVKGNLIDFGRRLSEIIKGSAVISLSTESNAESGEDESIEDNWYKALGFIIYRLRISGHYYPYELRTILEYIKPKKVIPIHTEAPLTMCEYINKLGYSCAENLP is encoded by the coding sequence ATGGAGTATAAATACGGGAATACTCTGATCAGAATCAAACAAGGATATAGAGAAATTGGTGGTAATTTTATTGTAATAGAAAATAAGGACAATACCCTAGTCTTTGACCAAGGGATAAGATTTTCAAGGTTTAAAAAATATTATAACGTTAATATTCAACCATCAAGTGCCTCAGAATTAAGGAGGCTAGGGATCATACCACCATCTGATGAATTTAACAAGATTTATATATCACACTTACACCTGGACCACTTAGGGGTTCTACACTTATTAAATGTAGGCACGTTACTATATGTACCAGATAAAGATACTTTTAATCGATTCATAGAACCGTATAAAGAATCTGACAACTGGACTGCATATATATCTCCTCCTCTAGGTGTTAACGTAATTGATATAAGAGATAATCAAGATGGGGTATTGCCATTACAAGTCGAACATAGTGCTTACCCAGCCTATTCGTTCTATTATAATAACGGAGACGTTAGAATATTATACTCTGGTGACTTAAGACTTTCATCTCCTCTAAAAGTAGCAGATCAAGAGTTACACAATAGAATTCACGAAAAAACTCTTCTTGAGGAATACGAAGAGAGGGGATTAGATACTGACATATTAATAATAGAGGGAACTAACTTCTCCTCTGCTATCTCTCCTTTACAGCCCCATTATTTTAACGAGCAAGTTAATAATATCTTCGAAAATCATGATAATTCACTAATCACGGTCTCTATAGATCCTATAGATCTAGAAGAACTAGCATATCTTCTTCTAGTTGCTAAAGAGAAAGGCAGAATTCCAGTGTTTTCTGGACGCAGATTAATAAAAATGGCTAGCTTCTGGATATCAAAATTTAATCTAACAGATAAAGCTTATCAGTTTGATGATAAAAGCATAGAATTTGAAATAATAGATGAAGAGGAGATAATTAGATCTCCACAAGATTATGTTATATTTACAGTTAAGGGGAACCTAATAGACTTTGGAAGGAGATTAAGTGAAATAATTAAGGGCTCTGCAGTTATATCACTATCCACAGAAAGTAATGCTGAAAGTGGAGAAGATGAAAGTATAGAGGATAATTGGTATAAGGCTTTAGGCTTTATAATCTATAGGTTGAGAATCTCTGGTCATTATTATCCATATGAGTTAAGGACTATATTAGAATACATTAAACCTAAGAAGGTAATCCCAATACATACAGAAGCCCCACTAACTATGTGCGAATACATAAACAAATTAGGTTATAGTTGTGCAGAGAATCTTCCATAA